The genomic interval GCTTCCTCCAGGTTGGGGATCTCCATCTTCCTCTATCTGCAGTACAGACCTGGTAACTGATCCTGGAGATGGGCCAAAAGGACTCTGCTTCTAGGCTGCATGAGGGAGGCAGCCAGGCAGGCAAGAAGGCAGGCTAGTTGCTGCTTCTAGGGTGGGGTCCTCTGCAGCTTTCAAGctcaatttgaaaaacaaaagcacTGTGGGGATTCTCTGGGGGTATTCCCCAGGGCTGAACTAGATGTCCTCTGTTGGGGAGACTCCCCCAGAAGTTCTTCCTATTTAGGCTATAGGATTTGAGCAGAATTAGGAATACAAGAACTTGCATTTGCAGTGCATTTAAAGCAGGCAGATGCATGCTCACTGTCCTTTTTCTAGTTCAACTTCTTTAATTGGGGGAATAACCCCGAGAGGTAGATGCCATTTGTGTTTTTATAGAGGAGACTCAGGTTTAGAAGGGTAAAAGGAGCATGACTGATGGATGGGTGGTTGGTAGAGCTGGGATAGAACCTCAGTCTTACCTGATCTCCTTGTCTTTGCTTTTCTCACACTGGCAGCCATAGTTCTTGCCTCCTAGCTGCCCCAGTCTACtagtagtttcttttttccccacttaaaaaaaaaaaaaaaactgagagggagagagagagagagaccagaacactactgcATCactttatgtggtgctggggatggaactcagggcctcatacacCCAAGGCATTCACTGTACCAATGAGCAACCTCCCTGGCCTACTTAttagtggtttctttctttctttctttctttctttctttctttctttctttctttctttctttctttttcttttttctatctttctttctttctctcttccttccttccttcctttctttctttctttctttctttctttttatcatctctttttaaatttatttataaaatgtaaacactgacaagaccataggataagaggggtacaattcccaccaccagagctctgtatcgcatcccctcccctgatagctttcctattctttatccccctaggaatatggacccagggtcattgtgggatgcagaaggtggaagttctggcttctgtaattgcttccccgctgaaaatgggcattgacaggtcgatccatactcccagcctgcctctctctttccctagtggggcaaagctctgaggaagtagggcttcaggacacattggtggggccatctgttcagggaagtccagttggcatcatggtatcatctggaacctggtagctgaaaaaaagagttaacatatagagccatacaaattgttgattaatcatgaacctaaaggctgcaatattgcagatgaagatttggggtatccattttggaaaaagctagtaggtctattttaggtataatccagaggacccataactttattagtttttgcctgagcctgacatctgatatacaggtgaacccaagttattgtctggggagatgatgtcaagactggaaaaggggctagaaagctggatccgggaagagagtagctcccaaatatgggaaaagtgtataaatattattgactgtaaacccattgatttgatctggggcccatattcagcataggagcctatgtaggtccaaacttgcattctgtggtcatcagtaggaacattccgagttgccattagtggtttcttttctttttttaatacttatttttttttttttagatattcctttatttcctttttttgcccttgttattattgttgtcattgttgttggatagcacagagagaaatggaatgaggaggggaagacagagaagggagagaaagaagcttgcagacctgctttactgcttgtgaagcaactcccatgcaggtagggaggcgggggcttgaaccaggatccttacactggtccttggattttgtgccacctgcgcttaacccgctgcgctactgcctgactccccattagtGGTTTCTTATCTTGCTCAGAAGAATATAATTCTTACTCTGTGTTTGGGCCCACAAGTCCTCATCTTACTGAATTCTTAGAGATGAGGGCTCACCATTTATCACTTTGATCACTGTACCATTGAGTCTCAGATGCACCAAGCTTCTTCTGGGGTATCTTTTTGCTGCTACTACTTGTCTGCCCTCTCTTGTGCCCACCAGAAGCTTGAGATGAGCTAGACTAGACTGTTTGCTTGACTTTGGCCTTGgggtatggagagagaaaggccttttgaatctctgttCTTAAGTCTGCCTGCCCCCAATTAACTTTAGGGAGTGCTTTAGCTTTAGCTGGGAGGACTTTGTATCAGCATATAGTTGCTTGGAAGtagtagggaaaaagggagagactgaggcTAGCATAGTGAAAGCCCTTGTTCACAGTCTTTAGTTAATAAAAGACAATGGTGAAACTGGGACAGGATGGCCAGATTTCCCTCAGTGGTCCTGGAAAAGGTGTGGGTGTCTTGTCTGTCCCTGGCTTGACTGAtttggtttctctctatcctagccttGCTCAGACTGACTTATCTCTGTTATATGCTTTATTGGTCCTACTCCAGACTCATTTCAGCTACTGGGGATCCAGCCTGTTGTTCCACtgctccctcaccccaccccaccccattcccaTGCAGAAGACTCGTCCTCTCCCTGGAAATCTCACCTGCTTCTGTTTCTGTCCTCAGTGCCACCAGGGCGGAGCATGGAAGTCACAGTCCCTACCACTCTCAATGTCCTCAATGGCTCAGATACACGCCTGACCTGCACCTTCAACTCCTGCTACACAGTGAATTATAAACAGTTCTCCATGAATTGGACCTACCAGGCATGCAGTAACTGCTCTGAGGAGATGGTGAGTCTTGGATGGGGGATAAGGGAGTAGACGGAGAGCTCCTAGTGAGAAGCCCACTTTCTCCACTGTCCACTCCTTTAGATCCAGGCCCTAGAAGAGCCTGGCAGGTCTGCCTGCCCCAGTGGACTTTGGCAGAAGATGTGTAATCACACTTGGGTGGTTTGTAACAGTTGGAAAAGGGGTCTCCTTTCCAGAAAGGACTGCCTCTCTTCCAGGTAAAAGGTATGCCATACACCTCCAGCCCActtctaccccacccccaccccacatctGACCTCCCTTCTCTCTTAGTTCTTCCAGTTCCGCTTGAAGATCATTAACCTGAAGTTGGAGCGGTTCCGAGACCGAGTGGAGTTCTCAGGGAACCCTAGCAAATATGATGTGTCTGTAACACTGAAAAATGTGCAACTGGAGGATGAGGGCACCTACAACTGCTATATCAAGAACCCGCCAGACCGCAACCGTGGCCATGGCAAGATCACCCTCAAGGTCCTCTTGGAAGGTGAGGGGCATGTGTGTGTCAGGCAAATGGGGAGTGGGCCCCTCACCTTTCCCACTGACTGTTTAGGAGAGACAGTGCCCTCTGAGGGGTGGCAGCAATGGCTTGTATTGCACTGCATGCAAAACATCAGTACGTCCCTCCCCCCAGCCCTTAAGGGTCTAGGACCATGTCTCAAATAGTCTTTATCCTGATATATCTGTCATGACCTAGATCTTATTCATGACAGCAACTTTCATTTATTAGGTACTTACTATGTCTCAGTTGTAGGGCTAGAATCCAATTTTTATCCTAAAATTTTATCCTAAATTTTATCCTAAAATCCTATAGGGAAGAGGGGTTGGAGAGATATATAGTGGTAGCACACAAGACTTGCACATAAGAGGTCCCGAGTTTTATCTCTTCACCACCGATAGCCagtgttaagcagtgctctggccaaaaaataaaagaagggactagggatgtagctcagtggtagagtgtatgCCTTGTATGTGTATAAAGACCTATGTATATTATCCCGGTACTAAAAcaaacacctcccccccccaaaggaaaaaaaaagccctctaAGAAAGATGCTGTTATTATCCctattttacaaataaggaaACTAAAGCTTAGAGAGGATAAAGACTACCTAGAGTCACACAATTAATAAATCAAAAATTAGGGTTCAAATCTGATTCTGTTTGAATTTAAAGTCCATACTGTCTCCTGGAGAACTATGGGAGAAGGATGCTGAAAGGTCAATGGGTCTATCTTTGACTTTAACTAAGGTCTTTTCCCTGGAGGAGAGCACAGTCAGGGCCACTCCTCCATATTGCAGGGGACAGAGGAGGGATCCCTATTTTCCAGTCTTGGTGCTTAGCAAATTTGCCTTCTTTCCATCTCCAGAGCCCCCTGAACGGGATTCCACAGTGGCAGTGATCGTGGGTGCCTCCGTGGGGGGCTTCTTGGCTGTGGTCATCTTGGTGCTGATGGTAGTGAAGTGCGTGAGGAGGAAAAAAGAGCAGAAACTGAGCACGGATGAcctgaagacagaggaggagggcaAGACGGATGGAGAGGGCAACGCAGAGGATGGCACCAAGTAGGGGCAGCTGGCTCATGGCCCCTCATGTTCTATTTCCCTCTCACCCTCTGCCCCCAAAGTGTTCCCCAACCTGCCTTCTCTCAGTGTGCTTCTCTTGAACCAGGACCCCAGGGCTCTCCTGGGAACTCCTGAACCCCTCATATTGTGTCCCCAACCCTACACCAAGAATGATCCACCTCTCTTTCATTTGGGAAACCCACCACAGCATCTGGGATGTATGAGCCCTGAGGGAGGGAGAAGTGGGCTCAAAACTGCCAGCTCTTGAGAGGAGGCctaggtggggacccagagagaaagggggagggtggGCAATGTTGAGGAGGAGTTCAGCTGTCCAGCCTGCCCAATGCTAGATCTAGTGATGACTTTAGAGAAGagctagggtgggggtagatagcataatggttatgcaaagagactctcatgcctgaggctccaaaggcccaggttcaacaccctaaaccaccataaaccagagctgagaagtgctctgctaagagagagagaagagctatGGGTGAGAGTGGGGACTTCGTGTGCCAACCCAAGATGGCCTCCTTGCTGGTATTGTCCTGGGAAGCTCTGTCTGGGGGTGGAGATGGGCTCCTAtgacttggggtgtgtgtgtgtgtgtagatatttTAAGGGAATAGCTGTGCATTGAAGGAAAACCAGGGTAGGAGGCAAACTGGAGATAGGCCTATCCCAGGAGCTCAGTTCACCCTCTTTTTAGAAGCCTGGTAGTGCTTTGTTGACTACTGATCCCTTAAGGCTTTTGGTGAGAATAACACCAGAACAGCAGTTGTGTTGGATCATGGTGGGTTGAGTTCTAGCTCAGTTTCATCTTCTACCATAGTTATACAACAACCCGAGATGAGTTTCAAACTCAACTAAACAGCCCAAGAACTAGAGGTTTCCTTTTAAAATGGAGTTTCTTTCAGGCTGACTTCTTCAACAAGATGGCTGCCATGGTCCTGGGCCAGGAGCATCCACAGGATGGAGATGGCAGGCAGGACCACATTTGAGACCTTGGTTTAGACTTCCCCAGTTCAGagggggtttgagcccttggcggCCTTGGAAATCCTGTGGCCATGTCACATTAGGAGCCAATACCCCCCTCTCCTGCCCTACACTTCCCTCCTCCATTGGGAAGAAAGAAGGGTTTGTGGGGAGTCAACTTTCACTGCCATTTAATCACCCAAAGGGAATAATTTAAGTttcaagagagggagggggacagaaacagagagaaactcctCACTTAAGACAGTATGACCTTGAGAGACCCTCACTGCTGCCACAGATGGGGACATAGGGTCAAACTGACTGGAACCCAGGGTCACACTGTCTCTTCTGGCTCCCCTGTTTCCAGTTTGAGTCACTAGATTTCCCAATGGAAGGGACCTAGgaggtgagggaaagagagaagacctCATCTTCTAGGAGTTgggcccctgcaggttggaagggGAAGGTTGGAAGGGAT from Erinaceus europaeus chromosome 20, mEriEur2.1, whole genome shotgun sequence carries:
- the SCN2B gene encoding sodium channel subunit beta-2 — encoded protein: MHRAAWLPRPAFSLTGLSLFFSLVPPGRSMEVTVPTTLNVLNGSDTRLTCTFNSCYTVNYKQFSMNWTYQACSNCSEEMFFQFRLKIINLKLERFRDRVEFSGNPSKYDVSVTLKNVQLEDEGTYNCYIKNPPDRNRGHGKITLKVLLEEPPERDSTVAVIVGASVGGFLAVVILVLMVVKCVRRKKEQKLSTDDLKTEEEGKTDGEGNAEDGTK